From one Acidobacteriota bacterium genomic stretch:
- a CDS encoding DUF1624 domain-containing protein produces MADTESRSPISRVDALDVLRGAIIVVMALDHVRDYVSSIPFDPVDMSKTYPALFFTRWFTHFCAPGFSFFAGTAAFLSLSRGKTPESLARFLASRGLFLIALEFFVLRFVWLFNLWPLGVLATLWSLGVAMLVLALLVKLRLGPWAIAGIGAVLVAGHNAFDFVDKLPLTGLAGAAWKVVHAGGMIPFGTPPPGFPLPGLFTLEIGYPAIPWPGVMALGYGFGALLARPRAERRRLTFALGFAATTAFVVLRLANAYGDPRAWAPQKTAVMTFAAFLNCEKYPPSLCFLLMTLGPLLITFALVDRPPGAVGRFLSAYGKVPMFFYVAHLPLIHVLAVAVAAVQAGGVSGPFVRWAAFQSPSFVVPPPPGYGLSLPGVYALWIAVVLALYVPCVRYGAFKARSRAVWTTYL; encoded by the coding sequence GTGGCCGACACAGAGTCTCGTTCGCCGATATCGCGCGTCGACGCGCTCGACGTCCTGCGCGGCGCGATCATCGTCGTGATGGCGCTCGACCACGTGCGGGACTACGTGTCGAGCATCCCGTTCGACCCGGTCGACATGTCGAAGACGTATCCCGCTCTCTTCTTCACGCGCTGGTTCACGCACTTCTGCGCGCCCGGCTTCAGCTTCTTCGCGGGAACCGCCGCGTTCCTGTCGCTTTCGCGCGGCAAGACGCCGGAGAGCCTCGCGCGGTTCCTCGCGTCGCGCGGCCTCTTCCTCATCGCGCTCGAGTTCTTCGTCCTGAGGTTCGTCTGGCTGTTCAATCTCTGGCCGCTCGGCGTTCTCGCGACGCTCTGGTCGCTGGGCGTTGCGATGCTCGTTCTCGCGCTGCTCGTGAAACTGCGCCTTGGCCCGTGGGCGATCGCGGGAATCGGCGCGGTCCTCGTCGCCGGCCACAACGCGTTCGACTTCGTCGACAAGCTCCCGCTCACGGGCCTCGCCGGCGCCGCGTGGAAGGTCGTCCACGCGGGCGGGATGATTCCCTTCGGGACGCCGCCGCCCGGCTTCCCGCTGCCGGGCCTTTTCACTCTCGAGATCGGCTACCCGGCGATTCCGTGGCCGGGCGTCATGGCGCTCGGGTACGGGTTCGGCGCGCTCCTCGCGCGGCCACGGGCGGAGCGCCGGCGCCTCACGTTCGCCCTCGGCTTCGCCGCGACGACGGCGTTCGTGGTCCTCCGCCTCGCGAACGCCTACGGCGATCCGCGAGCCTGGGCCCCGCAGAAAACCGCCGTGATGACGTTCGCGGCGTTCCTGAACTGCGAGAAGTACCCGCCTTCCCTGTGCTTTCTTCTCATGACGCTCGGGCCGCTCCTGATCACGTTCGCGCTCGTCGACCGCCCGCCCGGCGCGGTCGGGCGGTTTCTCTCCGCGTACGGCAAGGTCCCGATGTTCTTCTACGTCGCGCACCTGCCCCTCATTCACGTCCTTGCCGTCGCCGTCGCGGCCGTGCAGGCGGGCGGCGTCTCGGGACCGTTCGTGCGCTGGGCCGCGTTCCAGTCGCCGTCGTTCGTCGTGCCGCCCCCGCCCGGCTACGGGCTCTCCCTGCCCGGCGTGTACGCGCTCTGGATCGCCGTCGTCCTCGCGCTCTACGTCCCGTGCGTCCGCTACGGCGCGTTCAAGGCCCGCTCGCGGGCGGTCTGGACGACCTACCTCTAG
- a CDS encoding FAD binding domain-containing protein produces the protein MSLAELPLHGFERPASLADACATLSRRAGKGEETVLVAGGTDWVVSQRLAPLSLGGELPLVLDISRIPELLGVKIAGERAAIGAAATYFEIRHHSALSRRVPMLTAMARDVGALQIQARGTLGGNLATASPAADGSAALMALDADVVVASVHGERRIPIAQWFTGYRRTARAADEIIARIEFTLPRTGAHQVWRKVGTRAAQSISKVALAAVGEYERGRCVRVGLGMGSVAPVTAALPTVRALAVSPGPLAVPDDQLDAAVRRDIAPIDDVRSTAAYRAHVASALVRGFFRTLRPVSNAG, from the coding sequence GTGAGCCTGGCTGAGCTGCCCCTCCACGGCTTCGAGCGGCCCGCGTCCCTCGCCGACGCCTGCGCGACGCTCTCGCGCCGCGCCGGAAAGGGGGAGGAGACGGTCCTCGTCGCGGGCGGCACGGACTGGGTCGTGTCCCAGCGGCTCGCGCCGCTCTCGCTCGGCGGCGAGCTGCCGCTCGTCCTCGACATCTCGCGCATCCCCGAGCTCCTCGGCGTGAAGATCGCGGGCGAGCGCGCCGCGATCGGCGCCGCGGCGACCTACTTCGAGATCCGCCACCATTCGGCCCTTTCGCGCCGCGTTCCGATGCTCACGGCGATGGCGCGCGACGTGGGCGCCCTGCAGATCCAGGCGCGCGGGACGCTCGGCGGCAACCTCGCAACTGCCTCGCCAGCCGCCGACGGGAGCGCGGCTCTCATGGCGCTCGACGCGGACGTCGTCGTCGCGAGCGTCCACGGCGAAAGGCGGATTCCGATCGCGCAGTGGTTCACGGGTTACCGGCGCACGGCGCGCGCCGCCGACGAGATCATCGCGAGGATCGAGTTCACCCTGCCGAGGACGGGCGCGCACCAGGTGTGGCGCAAGGTCGGCACGCGCGCGGCACAGTCGATCTCGAAGGTCGCCCTCGCGGCCGTCGGCGAGTACGAGCGCGGCCGCTGCGTCCGCGTCGGGCTCGGGATGGGCTCCGTGGCGCCCGTGACGGCCGCCCTCCCCACGGTGCGCGCCCTCGCCGTCTCGCCGGGCCCTCTCGCCGTGCCCGACGACCAGCTCGACGCCGCCGTGCGGCGCGACATCGCGCCGATCGACGACGTGCGGTCGACCGCGGCCTACCGGGCGCACGTCGCGTCCGCGCTCGTCCGCGGCTTCTTCCGGACGCTGCGCCCCGTCTCGAACGCCGGCTGA
- a CDS encoding (2Fe-2S)-binding protein, with protein MNVRFVLNGKPAAVDAPPAARLLDVLRGALGLTGTKEGCGEGECGSCTVLLDGAPVNACLVLFGQVEGRAVTTVEGLGDPAQLSPLQEAFVKEGGAQCGICTPGFLVSAEALLAAIPQPGETDIREALAGNLCRCTGYQRIVEAVRAAAKERTSREPG; from the coding sequence GTGAACGTGCGCTTCGTGCTCAACGGGAAACCCGCGGCGGTCGACGCGCCGCCCGCCGCGCGGCTCCTCGACGTCCTGCGCGGAGCGCTCGGCCTGACGGGCACGAAGGAGGGCTGCGGCGAGGGCGAGTGCGGATCCTGCACCGTCCTCCTCGACGGCGCCCCCGTGAACGCGTGTCTCGTCCTCTTCGGGCAGGTCGAGGGCCGCGCCGTCACGACCGTCGAGGGCCTCGGCGACCCCGCGCAACTCTCGCCCCTCCAGGAAGCGTTCGTGAAGGAGGGCGGCGCTCAGTGCGGAATCTGCACGCCCGGCTTCCTCGTCTCGGCCGAGGCGCTCCTCGCGGCCATCCCCCAGCCCGGCGAGACGGACATCCGCGAGGCGCTCGCGGGCAACCTCTGCCGCTGCACCGGCTACCAGCGCATCGTCGAGGCCGTGCGAGCCGCCGCGAAGGAGAGGACGTCGCGTGAGCCTGGCTGA
- a CDS encoding xanthine dehydrogenase family protein, whose protein sequence is MALVGRSVPRPDGPAKVTGRARYVDDVTRPGTLVGATLRSTVARGRLRGIVRDPSFDWTGLTVVTAENVPANVVALIEEDQPVLASDDVRHAGEPLALVAGEDALRVQRALQHLRADIEPLPPVLTVADALSRTAQIYGSDNVFRTVHIAKGDAAAAIAACPVQLSGTYTTPWQEHIYLEPQGVLAFWDEGGGAHVLSSCQCPYYIHKGIKRTFGLTDERVDVTQAVTGGGFGGKEEYPTILALHALLLAKASGRPVKMIYDRKEDIEATTKRHPSSVSITSGCDRDGTLRAVSIRIVFDGGAYVTLSPVVLSRGALHAAGAYRWEHVAIEAQAVATNTPPNGAFRGFGAPQTIWAMERHMDRIARTLRLDPLLLRERNLLRVGDTTPTGQFLKESVGVARCVEEAKKASRWEERRASPAPAASGMFRLPPPGAVAARKARGIGASVYLHGAGFTGSGELAHRARIAVDLLADPKTGRARFRVRGGSTDIGQGTETVFRQIAAEALWVSMDRVEFATPSTAAVPDSGPTVASRTVMVVGGVLEAAARSLFAQIEGERQQKGGSFEDAARRLLAAHGTVTVEREYEPPPGLAWDDATYRGDAYPVYGWGCAIAEVEVDLDTFETSVLGLWSAHDVGKAIHPTNCKGQIEGGLLQAIGWALQENLVMREGRVVNARLTDYVIPTILDAPRFTTLLVEDPFSRGPGGGAKGLGEIPMDGGAPAVAAAVEHATGIVCDDLPLLPERLFALSKETRR, encoded by the coding sequence ATGGCGCTCGTCGGCCGCAGCGTCCCCCGCCCGGACGGACCCGCGAAGGTCACGGGGCGGGCGCGCTACGTCGACGACGTCACGCGCCCCGGCACGCTCGTGGGCGCCACCCTGCGCTCGACGGTCGCGCGCGGCCGCCTGCGCGGCATCGTGAGGGATCCCTCCTTCGACTGGACCGGGCTCACGGTCGTCACGGCCGAGAACGTCCCGGCGAACGTCGTCGCGCTCATCGAAGAGGACCAGCCCGTCCTCGCATCGGACGACGTCCGCCACGCGGGCGAGCCGCTGGCCCTCGTCGCGGGCGAGGACGCGCTGAGGGTCCAGCGCGCGCTTCAGCACCTCCGGGCCGACATCGAGCCGCTTCCTCCGGTCCTCACCGTGGCGGACGCCCTCTCGCGCACCGCGCAGATCTACGGCTCCGACAACGTCTTTCGGACCGTCCACATCGCGAAGGGCGACGCGGCCGCCGCGATCGCGGCCTGCCCCGTCCAGCTCTCGGGGACGTACACCACGCCCTGGCAGGAGCACATCTACCTCGAGCCGCAGGGCGTCCTCGCGTTCTGGGACGAGGGCGGCGGCGCTCACGTCCTGTCCTCGTGCCAGTGCCCGTATTACATCCACAAGGGGATCAAGCGCACGTTCGGGCTCACGGACGAGCGCGTCGACGTGACGCAGGCCGTCACGGGCGGCGGCTTCGGCGGCAAGGAGGAGTACCCGACGATCCTCGCGCTCCACGCCCTTCTCCTCGCGAAGGCGAGCGGCCGGCCCGTGAAGATGATCTACGACCGCAAGGAGGACATCGAGGCGACGACGAAGCGCCACCCGTCCTCCGTCTCGATCACGTCGGGCTGCGACCGCGACGGGACGCTGCGCGCCGTCTCGATCCGCATCGTCTTCGACGGCGGCGCGTACGTGACGCTCTCGCCCGTCGTCCTCTCGCGAGGCGCGCTCCACGCCGCGGGCGCGTACCGGTGGGAGCACGTCGCGATCGAAGCGCAGGCGGTCGCCACGAACACGCCGCCGAACGGCGCCTTCCGGGGGTTCGGCGCGCCCCAGACGATCTGGGCCATGGAGCGGCACATGGACCGGATCGCGCGCACGCTGCGCCTCGACCCGCTTCTCCTGCGCGAGAGGAACCTCCTGCGCGTCGGGGACACGACGCCGACCGGCCAGTTCCTGAAGGAATCCGTCGGCGTCGCCCGCTGCGTCGAGGAAGCGAAGAAGGCGAGCCGATGGGAAGAAAGGCGCGCGTCCCCGGCGCCGGCGGCCTCCGGCATGTTCCGCCTTCCGCCGCCGGGCGCCGTGGCGGCGCGCAAGGCCCGCGGCATCGGCGCGAGCGTCTACCTGCACGGCGCAGGCTTCACCGGCTCGGGCGAGCTCGCACACCGCGCGCGCATCGCGGTCGACCTCCTCGCGGACCCGAAGACGGGCCGGGCTCGCTTCCGCGTCCGCGGCGGCTCGACGGACATCGGACAGGGCACGGAGACGGTCTTCCGGCAGATCGCGGCCGAGGCCCTGTGGGTCTCGATGGACCGCGTCGAGTTCGCGACGCCCTCGACGGCGGCCGTGCCCGACTCCGGCCCGACGGTCGCGTCGCGCACCGTGATGGTCGTGGGCGGCGTCCTCGAGGCGGCCGCCCGGTCGCTCTTCGCCCAGATCGAGGGAGAACGCCAGCAGAAGGGCGGCTCGTTCGAGGACGCGGCCCGACGCCTCCTCGCGGCCCACGGGACGGTCACCGTCGAGCGGGAGTACGAGCCGCCGCCCGGCCTCGCGTGGGACGACGCCACGTATCGCGGCGACGCGTATCCCGTGTACGGCTGGGGCTGCGCGATCGCGGAGGTCGAGGTGGACCTCGACACGTTCGAGACGAGCGTGCTCGGCCTCTGGAGCGCGCACGACGTCGGCAAGGCGATCCACCCGACCAACTGCAAGGGCCAGATCGAGGGTGGCCTCCTGCAGGCGATCGGCTGGGCGCTCCAGGAGAACCTCGTGATGCGCGAGGGCCGCGTCGTGAACGCCCGCCTGACGGACTACGTGATCCCGACGATCCTCGACGCTCCGCGTTTCACGACGCTCCTCGTCGAGGATCCGTTCTCGAGAGGTCCCGGCGGGGGCGCGAAGGGCCTCGGCGAGATCCCGATGGACGGCGGCGCGCCCGCGGTCGCCGCGGCCGTCGAGCACGCGACGGGAATCGTCTGCGACGACCTCCCGCTCCTGCCCGAAAGGCTCTTCGCACTCTCGAAGGAGACCCGCCGGTGA
- a CDS encoding TIGR01777 family protein — protein sequence MRVIVTGGTGFIGPKLCERLVARGHDVIALTRDASRSRDHVHPKVRVVSWAEGAAWEGFVDGAGAVVNLAGETIAQRWTASAKERIAQSRLNAAARLKAAAEKAAQKPGVLVNASAVGFYGPRGDEILDESAPPGEDFLARLCVEWEAAARAFEPLGTRVAMLRTGVVLGADGGALAKMLPPFKAFAGGPLGSGKQWMSWIHEADLVEMYVWAAENPAVAGPVNATAPNPATMRDFATALGRALHRPSFAKAPAAVIRLALGEMATVVLDGQRVVPKKALDLGFTFRFPDVLPALKDVVGD from the coding sequence ATGCGCGTCATCGTCACCGGCGGAACCGGCTTCATCGGGCCGAAGCTGTGCGAGCGGCTCGTCGCGAGGGGTCACGACGTGATCGCCCTCACACGCGACGCGTCGCGATCGCGCGACCACGTGCACCCGAAGGTGCGCGTCGTCTCGTGGGCCGAGGGCGCCGCGTGGGAAGGGTTCGTGGACGGCGCCGGCGCCGTCGTGAACCTCGCCGGCGAGACCATCGCCCAGCGCTGGACGGCCTCCGCGAAGGAGCGCATCGCGCAGAGCCGCCTGAACGCCGCCGCGCGCCTGAAGGCGGCCGCCGAAAAGGCCGCGCAGAAGCCCGGCGTCCTCGTGAACGCGTCGGCGGTCGGCTTCTACGGCCCGCGCGGCGACGAGATTCTCGACGAGAGCGCGCCCCCCGGCGAGGACTTCCTCGCGCGGCTGTGCGTCGAGTGGGAGGCGGCCGCGCGCGCTTTCGAGCCGCTCGGCACGAGGGTCGCGATGCTGCGGACAGGCGTCGTCCTCGGCGCGGACGGCGGCGCCCTCGCGAAGATGCTTCCTCCGTTCAAGGCGTTCGCGGGCGGCCCGCTCGGCAGCGGCAAGCAGTGGATGTCGTGGATCCACGAGGCCGATCTCGTCGAGATGTACGTCTGGGCCGCCGAGAATCCCGCCGTCGCCGGGCCCGTCAACGCGACGGCGCCGAACCCCGCCACGATGCGCGACTTCGCGACCGCGCTCGGCCGCGCGCTCCACCGCCCCAGCTTCGCAAAGGCCCCGGCCGCCGTGATCCGGCTCGCGCTCGGCGAGATGGCCACGGTCGTCCTCGACGGCCAGCGCGTCGTGCCGAAGAAGGCTCTCGACCTCGGGTTCACGTTCCGCTTCCCGGACGTCCTCCCCGCGCTGAAGGACGTCGTCGGAGACTGA
- a CDS encoding SgcJ/EcaC family oxidoreductase gives MKKTFVACVLVCVAFTAGAALAADAAPKHGLMTVDSAWAKAMLANDAAACAALYADDAVLVLPGMGAIKGKKAIADAYAGWLKEVKVTEAAVMDTHYRSSGHVSAGWGAFKVVTVPKAGGAPTTETGTWCAVAAQQKDGSWKYVADHASDDPAPAKK, from the coding sequence ATGAAGAAGACCTTCGTGGCGTGTGTCCTCGTGTGTGTCGCTTTCACGGCCGGTGCCGCCCTCGCGGCGGACGCGGCGCCCAAGCACGGGCTGATGACCGTGGACAGCGCGTGGGCGAAGGCCATGCTCGCCAACGACGCGGCCGCGTGCGCCGCGCTCTACGCCGACGACGCGGTCCTCGTGCTTCCGGGCATGGGTGCGATCAAGGGCAAGAAGGCGATCGCGGACGCCTACGCCGGCTGGCTCAAAGAGGTCAAGGTGACCGAAGCCGCCGTGATGGACACCCACTACCGGTCGTCCGGCCACGTCTCGGCGGGCTGGGGCGCCTTCAAGGTCGTGACCGTGCCGAAGGCCGGCGGCGCGCCGACGACGGAGACCGGGACGTGGTGCGCCGTCGCCGCCCAGCAGAAGGACGGCTCCTGGAAGTACGTCGCCGACCACGCGTCGGACGACCCGGCGCCGGCCAAGAAGTAA
- a CDS encoding EamA family transporter, whose product MKRGVVPALLVIYVVWGSTYLAIRWGLETIPPFTMAAARYLVAGSLLLAWVKYRGAPRVALRDLGPAFLTGGLMLLCGNGGVVWAELRIASGLAALLVAVEPLFIVLLQATLPQERRRPSPQALVGVALGIAGVVLLVGPVGLGGARVDLAGAAAVLFAAFAWALGSLLSRHFKPPASPLQTTALQMLAGGVLLGGASGLAGEWARFSPGLVSGKSVAAVAYLVVFGSLVAFTAYVWLLRAASPALVSTYAFVNPVVAVFLGWLLASEPVSARTLAAAAVIVAAVVLITLGESRR is encoded by the coding sequence GTGAAACGCGGCGTCGTCCCCGCGCTTCTCGTCATCTACGTCGTCTGGGGCTCGACGTACCTCGCGATCCGCTGGGGGCTCGAGACGATCCCGCCGTTCACGATGGCGGCGGCGAGGTACCTCGTGGCCGGCAGCCTTCTCCTGGCGTGGGTCAAATACCGGGGCGCGCCGCGCGTCGCCCTCCGCGACCTCGGCCCGGCCTTTCTCACCGGCGGGCTCATGCTTCTCTGCGGCAACGGCGGCGTCGTCTGGGCCGAGTTGCGGATCGCGTCCGGGCTCGCGGCGCTTCTCGTGGCCGTCGAGCCGCTCTTCATCGTCCTCCTGCAGGCGACGCTTCCCCAGGAGCGCCGCCGCCCCTCGCCCCAGGCCCTCGTCGGCGTCGCGCTCGGGATCGCGGGCGTCGTCCTCCTCGTGGGGCCGGTCGGCCTCGGGGGCGCGCGCGTGGACCTCGCGGGCGCCGCGGCCGTCCTGTTCGCGGCTTTCGCGTGGGCGCTGGGCTCATTGCTCTCGCGCCACTTCAAGCCGCCCGCGTCGCCGCTCCAGACGACCGCCCTCCAGATGCTCGCGGGAGGCGTGCTCCTCGGCGGCGCCTCGGGGTTGGCGGGCGAATGGGCCCGCTTCTCGCCGGGCCTCGTCTCGGGCAAGTCCGTCGCGGCGGTCGCCTACCTCGTCGTCTTCGGCTCGCTCGTCGCGTTCACGGCCTACGTCTGGCTGCTGCGCGCCGCGTCGCCGGCGCTCGTCTCGACGTACGCGTTCGTGAACCCGGTCGTGGCCGTCTTTCTCGGCTGGCTTCTCGCCTCCGAGCCCGTCTCGGCGCGCACTCTGGCCGCGGCCGCGGTGATCGTCGCGGCCGTCGTCCTGATCACGCTCGGCGAATCGCGCCGCTGA
- a CDS encoding serine hydrolase yields MRVALALLVLEANLLFAAGPAASPPKQTTAVVVSAVQDLYVRPDETSSVDDQAILGDRLTILEDAAGFAKVRTAAGEIAWIPERALRRGAGAEAPAQGTRLARVTSNFAHVYNSPSFTSARPLLTAPVGATMAFSDFLEGKTKEGGGFEWVRVALPDGRIGFVARPGAALFTFKEDLPLRSPSDWIAFGKRFLGAPYTWGGTTPLGFDCSGLMTRIFSEHGAILKRNSYEQAFQDPQLVPVAFEKLRPGDLLFFGTPDKIDHEAMWIGDGTVLQSTRHNVPGVQITPYDSPFLKPLFRYARRLKTEKEKNFLEGEEGVGARLSAAKVHRLESTLEEISRASGARFGIWFKDLSSGLSLSKNPSLVMHAASTMKTPVLLELLRRVDEGSLRLSDELPVKNEFRSLVDGSPFSIGLEDNDGPTVAYAGKTATIEFLAREMIVRSSNLATNILLTLLGPAEVQKFTDALGAPTVHVRRCVEDTRAFEKGMNNETDAAGMGAVMEAVVRTPKLSAAAKAKAWEILIGQTFNEEIPAGLHPQSGAVVAHKTGSISSVQHDAAVVRLPDGREYVLVLLANDFGANEAGRERVTAAAKKMSRAVWEAMIAP; encoded by the coding sequence ATGCGCGTCGCACTCGCCCTTCTCGTTCTCGAGGCAAATCTCCTCTTCGCGGCGGGCCCCGCTGCCTCGCCCCCGAAGCAGACGACGGCCGTGGTCGTGTCCGCGGTCCAGGACCTCTACGTGCGGCCGGACGAGACGTCGAGCGTGGACGACCAGGCGATCCTCGGCGACCGCTTGACGATCCTCGAGGACGCCGCGGGATTCGCGAAGGTGCGGACGGCCGCGGGCGAGATCGCCTGGATCCCCGAGCGGGCGCTGCGCCGCGGCGCCGGCGCGGAGGCGCCGGCACAAGGGACGAGGCTCGCGCGCGTGACGTCGAACTTCGCGCACGTTTACAACTCCCCGTCCTTCACCTCCGCTCGTCCTCTCCTCACCGCTCCGGTCGGGGCAACGATGGCTTTTTCGGATTTCTTAGAAGGTAAGACGAAAGAGGGCGGCGGGTTCGAATGGGTGCGGGTCGCGCTGCCGGACGGGCGCATCGGCTTCGTCGCGCGCCCGGGCGCGGCCCTCTTCACCTTCAAAGAAGATCTTCCTCTTCGTTCTCCCTCCGACTGGATCGCGTTCGGCAAGCGCTTCCTCGGCGCACCGTACACGTGGGGCGGAACGACGCCTCTCGGATTCGACTGCTCGGGGCTGATGACGCGGATCTTCTCGGAGCACGGAGCCATTCTGAAGAGGAACAGCTACGAGCAGGCGTTCCAGGATCCGCAGCTCGTGCCCGTCGCGTTCGAGAAACTCCGGCCGGGCGACCTCCTCTTCTTCGGGACGCCCGACAAGATCGACCACGAAGCCATGTGGATCGGCGACGGCACCGTCCTGCAGTCCACGCGGCACAACGTGCCGGGCGTGCAGATCACGCCTTACGACAGCCCGTTCCTGAAGCCCCTCTTCCGGTATGCGAGGAGATTGAAGACGGAAAAAGAGAAGAATTTCTTAGAAGGTGAAGAGGGCGTCGGGGCGCGCCTCAGCGCCGCGAAGGTGCACCGACTCGAATCCACACTCGAAGAAATCTCTCGCGCCAGCGGAGCGCGCTTCGGCATCTGGTTCAAGGATCTTTCCAGCGGTCTTTCCCTTTCAAAGAATCCCTCTTTGGTCATGCACGCTGCGTCCACGATGAAGACTCCCGTTCTCCTCGAGCTCCTCCGCCGCGTGGACGAGGGGTCTCTTCGGCTCTCGGACGAGCTGCCCGTGAAGAACGAGTTCAGGAGCCTCGTCGACGGCTCGCCGTTCTCGATCGGCCTCGAGGACAACGACGGCCCCACGGTCGCATACGCAGGGAAGACGGCCACGATCGAGTTTCTCGCGCGCGAAATGATCGTCCGCTCGTCGAATCTCGCGACGAACATTCTCCTGACGCTTCTCGGCCCCGCCGAGGTCCAGAAGTTCACGGATGCGCTCGGAGCTCCGACCGTCCACGTGAGGCGGTGCGTCGAGGACACCAGGGCGTTCGAGAAGGGCATGAACAACGAGACCGACGCCGCCGGGATGGGCGCCGTCATGGAAGCCGTCGTCCGGACGCCGAAGCTCTCGGCGGCCGCGAAGGCGAAGGCCTGGGAGATCCTGATCGGCCAGACGTTCAACGAGGAGATCCCGGCCGGCCTGCACCCGCAGTCGGGCGCCGTCGTCGCGCATAAGACGGGCTCGATCTCGTCCGTGCAGCACGACGCCGCCGTCGTCCGCTTGCCGGACGGGAGGGAGTACGTCCTCGTCCTCCTCGCGAACGACTTCGGCGCGAACGAGGCGGGCCGCGAGCGCGTGACTGCCGCCGCGAAGAAGATGTCGCGCGCCGTCTGGGAGGCGATGATCGCCCCGTGA
- a CDS encoding dipeptide epimerase: MTQPISRRGLILSSAAAAASSALPEALFAESPSRPSAAPVSLSYRPLVLKLAHTWTIARGSSDEKKNGLLTITAEGVTGYGEAAANKRWGQSWETSEAAYAKVEKAVAGLSPWDHLTWLEKAEAAAGNDHEVVAALDIALWDWKGKRLGRPVHQLLGVPAHGMPVTTFSIGIDTAEVMKQKTKEAAAYPKLKIKIGLANDEENIAAIRSVSSQALTVDANEGWATVDEARKKILWLNGIKPLYLEQPMPAALDAEMVKLKGLATYPVLADEGVLTAADVAKKAGLFDGVVVKLAKAGGITRSWEQVVVARAVGLKTMCGCMIESSVGIAAGLALGPLFDWLDLDGNLLLAKDPFTGLRIDKGVWAMPEGPGLGVTPVQV, encoded by the coding sequence ATGACGCAGCCCATTTCCCGCCGCGGACTCATTCTCTCTTCCGCCGCCGCCGCCGCCTCTTCCGCCCTCCCGGAGGCCCTCTTCGCGGAATCCCCCTCCCGTCCGTCTGCGGCCCCGGTCTCCCTGTCCTACCGCCCCCTCGTCCTCAAGCTCGCGCACACGTGGACGATCGCGCGCGGTTCGTCCGACGAGAAGAAAAACGGCCTTCTCACGATCACGGCCGAGGGCGTGACGGGCTACGGGGAGGCCGCCGCGAACAAGCGTTGGGGCCAGAGCTGGGAGACGTCCGAGGCCGCGTACGCAAAGGTCGAGAAGGCCGTGGCGGGCCTGTCGCCGTGGGATCACCTGACGTGGCTCGAGAAGGCCGAGGCCGCCGCCGGGAACGACCACGAGGTCGTCGCAGCGCTGGACATCGCCCTGTGGGACTGGAAGGGCAAGCGGCTCGGGCGCCCGGTGCACCAGCTCCTCGGCGTGCCGGCGCACGGGATGCCGGTCACGACCTTCTCGATCGGCATCGACACGGCCGAGGTCATGAAGCAGAAAACGAAGGAAGCGGCCGCCTACCCGAAGCTGAAGATCAAGATCGGCCTCGCGAACGACGAGGAGAACATCGCGGCGATCCGTTCCGTGTCGAGCCAGGCGCTCACGGTGGACGCGAACGAGGGCTGGGCGACGGTAGACGAGGCGCGGAAGAAGATCCTCTGGCTGAACGGGATCAAGCCGCTCTATCTCGAACAGCCGATGCCGGCCGCGCTGGACGCCGAGATGGTGAAGCTCAAGGGACTCGCGACGTACCCTGTCCTCGCGGACGAGGGAGTCCTCACGGCGGCGGACGTCGCGAAGAAGGCGGGGCTCTTCGACGGCGTCGTCGTGAAGCTCGCGAAGGCGGGCGGCATCACGCGTTCGTGGGAACAGGTCGTCGTCGCGCGCGCCGTGGGCCTGAAGACGATGTGCGGCTGCATGATCGAGTCCTCCGTCGGGATCGCCGCGGGCCTCGCGCTGGGGCCGCTCTTCGACTGGCTGGACCTCGACGGGAACCTCCTGCTTGCGAAGGACCCGTTCACGGGGCTCCGGATCGACAAGGGCGTCTGGGCGATGCCGGAAGGCCCGGGCCTCGGCGTGACGCCGGTCCAGGTTTAG